CCTCAGGCGAACAGGTAAATCTTGCGCCGGGGACTTATCAAGTCACAGCCTATCGAGGACCGGAATATCTGGAGACGAAGCAACAGCTACACGTCGAAGCTGGTAAATCCGCCGAACTGAAAATTGATCTCAAACGCTGGATCCATATGGCCGAACAAGGTTGGTTTTCGGGCGATCACCATGTTCACGCGGCGGGGTGTGCACACTACGAAAATCCTAGCCAAGGCGTCCAACCGGAGGACATGATGAGGCACCTCGTCGGCGAAGATTTGAACGTCGGCTGTGTTCTCAGTTGGGGGCCGTGTTGGTATTTCCAGAAGCAGTTCTTCGAAGGCAGCGTTTCAAAGCTATCGCGTCCGGGATACCTGATGCGATACGACGTCGAAGTCAGTGGATTCCCTTCCTCGCATGCCGGGCACTTGTGTTTGTTGCAGCTTCGCGAAGATGACTATCCGGGCACAGATCGCATCGAGCAATGGCCCTCATGGACATTGCCCGTTCTGCGTTGGGGGAAGGAGCAGGGCGGTGTTGTCGGTTACAGCCACAGCGGATGGGGTTTGGCACTGCCGGACTACCTTCCCGATGGGACACGGGGAAGTGTGCCTCGGAAATGGGGCGGTAACGTTGGCCGGGGCCGTTCCGCTGATCAGTTGCCTGACTATGCGATGCCACCGTTCGATGGAATCGGCGCGAATGAATACATCGTTACCGCCGCACATGACGTTTGTGATTTTATCAGTGCCGTCGATACACCAGCGATCTGGGAATTGAATATCTGGTATCACGTGCTGAACAGCGGATTCAGAACTCGCATTAGTGGCGAGACAGACTTTCCGTGTATCTATGGCGAACGCGTCGGACTGGGACGCAGCTATGTGCAGGTTCCCGGTGTCACTGATGCATCGCAGTTGAACTACGAACAGTGGGTGCAGGGACTGAAAGCGGGACGCAGCTATGTTGGTGATGGGATGTGTCACTTGCTGTCGTTTTCAGTCGGCGATACAGATTTGGGCGATGGCGGCGACTCGAAATCCAGTTCAAGCGAACTGCGTCTATCGCGACCGGGGATCCATCCCGTCCGTTGCCAAGTTGCCGCGTTGTTGCCCGCCAAGCAAGACGACCGTGGGCGAGCGATCGCACAGCGGCGATTGGATGAAAAACCCTATTGGCATCTCGAGAGGGCGCGGCAAGGTGATAGCCGCAAAGTCCCCGTCGAATTGATTGCCGGTGGAAATGTCGTCGGAACGCAAATGATCGAGGCTGATGGCAAACCGGTTGATTTGCAATTCAATGTCGAGATTGATTCATCGACGTGGTTCGCCGTGCGGGTGTTGCCATCAATGCACAGCAACCCGATTTTCGTCACTGTCGATGATAAACCGATTCGCGTTAGCCGCCGCAGTGCGTTGTGGTGCCGCGATGCTGTGGACGTCTGCTGGTCACAGAAACGAAACAACATTCGTCCTGATGAATTGGATGCGGCGAAGCAGGCATACGACGAAGCCAAAGCGATCTATGCTCAGCGTGCCGAGGAGGCAGCAGGCAACTAGATATTGGTCGTCTTAATAGGTCAGAGCTTTACTGGTCGGCGCGGATTTGTCGGCGACGAAACCATCGTCGCCGCGGTGGAGGGCTTGCCTGATGACCTGGCTGAGAGTTCAGCTGAGCCGAGTTCAAGCTCTCGACTTGGGATTTGAGATGCTCAATGACTTCCAAGCGTTTAGCCGCTTCGTTTTGAGCTGACAGCAGGAGTGGTAGAACACTCGCCGACATCGGTTTGCGGTCACACTGCATTGTCGATTCAAACAATCGCACCAAATCGCGTCCAAAGTCCTGCAGTCGCTCCGTGGAGGCTTCGATCGCGTGGCGTTCCGATTCCGGTGAATAACCGGTCGGTGCATCTTGGAAACGTACCTTGATTAAATCTGCAAGCCGATCCGCATCATGAGGCTCGAAGATATCGTCCGGTGACGTTGTCTGTTCGCGGTGAACGGGTATATCAGAAAGTAGAACCGTTTTCCCAAGTGAGCGTGCTTCTTCGACAGAAGTGCTCCAGCCTTCGAAGAGTGATGGTTGGATAACAAACGTCGAATTCCGATAGAGCTGCCATTGCTGCTCGCGTGGCACCATTCCAAGGATACGAATGCGGTCGGCAAGCCGATTCGATTCGATCAGCTGCTCTAGGCTAGGGAAGTGTTCTGGATTTCGTCCGTCAACCCTCGCGCCGGAGCAGACCAACAAAGGTGCTTTCGATTCTTGGTGCAGTCGCGCCCAGGCTTCAAAAACGACACGATGGTTCTTGTGCTGCCAGAACTGGTATGGCAGATAAACGTAGGGTTCATCGATTTGCAGTTCATGCATCACCGAATCCGGTGTGCCCGAGATGGCCGATGCGGGCGGATGGGTACGAAAACGCAGAATGAAAGTTCGATCTTCCACTTCGGGAAAGAAACGAAGCATGTCAGTCTGCACTGCCGCACTGCTGCACACAATTCGGTCGCAAGTCGCAGACAAAAAAGAAAACAGTTCGTCTCGATGCCGCAATTCGGCTGCGGAAAAAAACTCGGGGTAATGTTTGTGTTGTAAATCTGTAATCCAACCGACGCACTTGCCATCAAACGGGACAGCAGGCGGCGTGATCGCAGGAAAAAGTAGATCACAGTGTTCGTCGTTGACGCGACGGGCCAATTCATCGCGACGCGAAAGGTCCAGCAACAGTTCGTCTTCGATCAGGTGAATGCGGAACCAAGATGAATCGGAAAAGGCCGCTCCGGCGAGTAGCTTTTCACGTAGGCTTGTGGGGACGAACGCGACGACTTCGGGCACGCTGTCGTTGGGCAGGCTTGCCAATCCTTCCAAACAGTTGCGGACATAGTGAAGTCCTGCAACCCATCCTGCCCATTGTCGAATACTATCCTGCAGAAGCCAGAATGCGATCCGCATCAGTGTTCTCCGTAATCGATCGAATCCAGTTGGCGTAGATCGCTAAGCCGTCTTCAAGAGGTGTGACGTTCTGGATGGTAAAGTCGCTGTCGTGATTGATCTCCACCGCCCAATGCTTTGGGTCACCGGAGGAACTCTCGCCGGAAAATCGCAGCGGCCGATCCGAGCCCAGTTGCTTTAAAAACAGCTGAGCGATGGTTTTGATTTCGACCGACCTGCCGGTCGCAACATTGATGTAATGCGGATGCAGGTGCAGACGTGATTCGGGAGTTGTTACCAAGTTCCCGATCAAGTTTGCGATATCACGCGAGAACACGAAGTCTCGCGTTTCGGTCCCATCGCCGAATAAGGTGACTTCGGAATTCGACTTGGCCTTTCGGAAGATGTCCCATAGCACTTGTTTGCGAAGCCCAGGACCATAAGAACTGAATATTCGAAGGTTAACCGTGTGGATGCCGAAACGGCGACGGTACTGGTCTGTGATCAGTTCACATTGTCGTTTGTGTTTGCCATAGGGCGAAACCGGTTTAACCGGGGTTCCCAATGTGATCGGCAGCTTTTGTGGCTGACCATAGACGGCGGCGCTGGATAAGTTGACAACGTTTGAATCCGGCGAGTGCTTCGATATCGTGTCATAAAGCGACTCTGTCACCATGACATTGTTTTTGAAGTCCGCTTTCGGATCGGCGATCGAAGCACGCACACTCGCTGACCCCGCACAGTGAATGATCCATTGTGGACGTTCACGCGCAAGGATCATTGCCAAGCGATGGTCGGGCAATCGAAATGAATAAGTGCGGTCCGGCAGATCCGTCGCAAGTGATGGACTGCTGGATCCGGTGACAAACAACAATCGGTCACATAAGGGACGCACGACGCGGCCG
The Stieleria sp. JC731 genome window above contains:
- a CDS encoding CehA/McbA family metallohydrolase; this encodes MRRHLEMDMFRQSSVSSVLSRSMLIVCALAVLRGPVWAQPASEVNVPEPIIGTVDRQPFEAGVKRLVQALEIAGSPLSRADKKKLDELWHSEDNTKVVRETQELLDRKCLAIVSINPESRVKVAAGPVAAVLDQGGWTNLLIKVVNEAGVTAPLVCTSPQAAPMVRRSSSAAEPQLSITPADAQRRWLDIAMYNSQPLQPRLSGLGIEYRIVQLYSRDSGKREATLAMDVGQGTQDLGFRNEFSVLFDCRPSVPVRLTIHDHDGKPTTCSLLVTDQYGRVYPNPSRRLAPDFFFHSQVYRSSGEQVNLAPGTYQVTAYRGPEYLETKQQLHVEAGKSAELKIDLKRWIHMAEQGWFSGDHHVHAAGCAHYENPSQGVQPEDMMRHLVGEDLNVGCVLSWGPCWYFQKQFFEGSVSKLSRPGYLMRYDVEVSGFPSSHAGHLCLLQLREDDYPGTDRIEQWPSWTLPVLRWGKEQGGVVGYSHSGWGLALPDYLPDGTRGSVPRKWGGNVGRGRSADQLPDYAMPPFDGIGANEYIVTAAHDVCDFISAVDTPAIWELNIWYHVLNSGFRTRISGETDFPCIYGERVGLGRSYVQVPGVTDASQLNYEQWVQGLKAGRSYVGDGMCHLLSFSVGDTDLGDGGDSKSSSSELRLSRPGIHPVRCQVAALLPAKQDDRGRAIAQRRLDEKPYWHLERARQGDSRKVPVELIAGGNVVGTQMIEADGKPVDLQFNVEIDSSTWFAVRVLPSMHSNPIFVTVDDKPIRVSRRSALWCRDAVDVCWSQKRNNIRPDELDAAKQAYDEAKAIYAQRAEEAAGN
- a CDS encoding glycosyltransferase family 4 protein is translated as MRIAFWLLQDSIRQWAGWVAGLHYVRNCLEGLASLPNDSVPEVVAFVPTSLREKLLAGAAFSDSSWFRIHLIEDELLLDLSRRDELARRVNDEHCDLLFPAITPPAVPFDGKCVGWITDLQHKHYPEFFSAAELRHRDELFSFLSATCDRIVCSSAAVQTDMLRFFPEVEDRTFILRFRTHPPASAISGTPDSVMHELQIDEPYVYLPYQFWQHKNHRVVFEAWARLHQESKAPLLVCSGARVDGRNPEHFPSLEQLIESNRLADRIRILGMVPREQQWQLYRNSTFVIQPSLFEGWSTSVEEARSLGKTVLLSDIPVHREQTTSPDDIFEPHDADRLADLIKVRFQDAPTGYSPESERHAIEASTERLQDFGRDLVRLFESTMQCDRKPMSASVLPLLLSAQNEAAKRLEVIEHLKSQVESLNSAQLNSQPGHQASPPPRRRWFRRRQIRADQ
- a CDS encoding NAD-dependent epimerase/dehydratase family protein, which codes for MAPSTVLVTGASGFLGSTIGRVVRPLCDRLLFVTGSSSPSLATDLPDRTYSFRLPDHRLAMILARERPQWIIHCAGSASVRASIADPKADFKNNVMVTESLYDTISKHSPDSNVVNLSSAAVYGQPQKLPITLGTPVKPVSPYGKHKRQCELITDQYRRRFGIHTVNLRIFSSYGPGLRKQVLWDIFRKAKSNSEVTLFGDGTETRDFVFSRDIANLIGNLVTTPESRLHLHPHYINVATGRSVEIKTIAQLFLKQLGSDRPLRFSGESSSGDPKHWAVEINHDSDFTIQNVTPLEDGLAIYANWIRSITENTDADRILASAG